From the Actinopolymorpha singaporensis genome, the window CGCGCAACAACTTCGCCCAGACCGACGACCCGGGCGCCTACCTGTGCGCGCTGCTGCGCCAGTCGGGGCAGCCGAAGTCGGTGTGCGACGACCTGACCAGGGTCCTCGACGACCTGCCGCTGCCGCAGGTGCCGGGCGCCCCGGCGACCGGCGGCACCGCCGGGCAGCCCGCACCCACCAGCGACCGCTCGCTCGGCGGGATCCTCCGATGAGCACCTGGCCGACGAGCGCCTGGCCCGGCCGGACCGGGTTCGCGACCGTACGCCGGACCGCCGTACTCCTCCTCGCCGGCGTTCTGCTCACCGGCTGCGGGTTCACCGTCTACGACCTGCCTCTACCCGGAGGCGGAGGGGCCGGCGGCGACTCCTACCAGGTGACGGTGAGGTTCCGGGACGTGCTCGACCTGGTGCCCCGCTCGGCGGTGAAGGTCGACGACGTCACAGTCGGCGAGGTGGAGAAGATCCACCTGGACGGCTACACCGCCGAGGTCGTCCTCCGGCTCGCCCGGAAGGTGCGGCTGCCCGACAACGCCACTGCGCGGATCCGCCAGACGAGCCTGCTCGGGGAGAAGTTCGTCTCCCTGGCGCCGCCCGCGGACCAGGCCGGCTACGGACGGCTCGGCGACGGCGACGTGATCCCGCTCGCACGAACCGGCCGCGACGTCGAGGTCGAAGAGGTCCTCTCGGCGCTGTCGTTGCTGCTCAACGGCGGTGGCGTCGCGCAGCTGAAGACGATCGAGGTCGAGCTGAACAAGGCGATGTCGGGGCGCGAACCGGACGTACGCCGGCTGCTGGCCAGGCTGGACACCTTCCTCGGACAGCTCGACGCCCACAAGCAGGAGATCACCCGGGCCATCGACAACCTGGACCGGCTGTCCGCGTCGCTCGCCGCGCAGAAGACCACCCTGGCCGCGGCGGTGGACCAGCTGCCGGCCGCTCTGAAGGTCCTCGCCGACCAGCGCCGCGACCTCACCCGGATGCTGGTGGAACTGTCCCGGCTCGGCGACGTGGGCGCCCGGGTCATCGTCTCCTCCCGCGAGGACCTGCTGGCGAATCTGCAGGCGCTGGACCCGATCCTCACCGAGCTGGCCCGCGCGGGGGACAGCCTGCCGAAGTCACTGCAGCTGCTGTTCACCTATCCGTTCTCGGACGCGACGGCGAACGCGGTCGCCGGCGACTACACCAACCTCCAGCTGTCCCTGGACGTCGACCTGCAGGGCCTGCTGTCCGGTCGTACGCCTCCGCCGGTGCCGCCTGCGCCCCCGTTGCCTCGCGTCCCGCTCCCCACGAAGACGCCGACCGCCCTGCCGACCGTTCCGGTCCCGACGGCGCTGCCCACGGTTCCTCTGCCGACCGCGGTGCCGACGTCCCTGCCGACCTCGCTGCCGACGGTGCCGGCGCCGCACCCGAGGAGTCCGGCGCCGGGCTGCCTGCCGCCGCTGACCTGCGCGAACGGCGCCGCGTCCGTCGTACCCGCGTACGACGCCAACCTCGGCCGGCTGCTCGTCGGAGGTGTGCTGTGATCACCCGCACCGTCCGGATCCAGCTGGTGGTGTTCCTGGCGCTGACGCTGGTGGGTACCGCCGTCGCCGGGATCAGGTACGCCGGGCTCGGGCGGGCGCTGGTCGGCGGGACGTACGTCGTGCACGCCGACTTCGCCGACGCCGGCGGGATCTTCACCGGGGCGGAGGTCACCTACCGCGGCGTCGCCGTCGGGCGGGTCGACCGGCTGCGCCCCACCCGGTCCGGCGTCGACGTGGCGCTCACCCTCGACGACGGCACCCGCGTACCCGCCGACACCCTCGCCGTGGTCGCCAACCGTTCGGCGATCGGCGAGCAGTACGTCGACCTGCAGCCCCGGCGACGCGAGGGACCGTATCTGCGCGACGGCACCCGGATCGCCCGCGCCGGCACCCGGACTCCACTGCCCACGACGACGCTGCTGCTCGACCTGGACCGGCTCGCGTCCTCGGTCCCGAAGAAGGACCTGGTGACGGTCCTGGACGAACTCGGGACCGCCTTCGCCGGCACCGGACCGGACCTGTCCCGGCTGGTCGACGCGGGGAACTCCCTGGTCGAGACCGCGGACGCGAACCTCGCCCAGACCGTCGACCTGATCGACCGCGGCGGGACCGTCCTGGACACGCAACGGGACTCGGGCAGCGCGATCAGGAGCTTCGCCGGCGACCTCGCCGACCTGTCCGACACGTTGGTCCGGGCGGACCCGGACGTCCGTGAGGTGCTGGCGTCTGGCGTCCTGACCGCCGAGCAGGTGCAGGGCCTGGTGGACGAGAACGCCGGTGACGTGCCCGTACTCCTGGCCAACCTCGCGAGCACGGGGCAGCTCGTCCGGGTCCGGCTGCGGGGAGTCCAGCAGGCGCTGATCCTCTACCCCTACGTCGTCCGCGGCGGCTACACGGTGGTCGCCCGTGACCCCGGCAGCAGCCACTACACCGCGCACTTCGGGCTCCAGCTCGCGACCTCGCCCGGGGCCTGCCGGAAGGGCTATGAGGGAACGAGGCGGCGGAGCCCGCAGGACCTGGGACGGACACCGCTGAACACCGACGCGCGGTGCACGGACCGGACGACCACCGAGCGCGGTGCCGAGAACGCTCCGGGGGCCGGCGCCGGTGAGCCCCGAACGGGATCGGAGCCTCCGCGGTCCGGGGCTGCGCGGTCGGGGGCTGCGCGGTCAGGTGTGCGGCCGGCGGCGTACGACCCGTCGACCGGAGTGGTCCGGCTTCCAGGGGGAGAACCGGCCCGGATCGGCTCACTCGGGGGAGAGCAACGTGCCTTCGGAAAGGAGTCGTGGAAATGGCTGTTGATCGGACCGATGACGCGATGACGAACGTGCTGGACGGGACGCCGCCCGACGACTCGGCCGACGGCACGATGGACGCCCCCGTCGACGGCCCTGTGGACGGCCCCGTCGACGGCCCGGTGGACGGCCCGGTGGACGCCCCGGCCCGGCCGCGGCCGCTCGGTCCGCTCGTCGCCGCACTCGCGGCTCTGCTCCTCGCCGGACTGGTGGCCGCCGGCTTCCTCGGCTCGCGGGTCCTCGCCGCGCACGAGGAGGACCGCTCACGCGCACAGGCCCTGCACACGGCGCGCCAGCTGGTGGCCGACTTCACCACCGTGGACTACCGGAAGTTCGACCGGCAGTCGGGTGAGGTGCTGGAACTCGCCTCGGGCGACTTCCGCAGCCAGTACTCCCACGCGGCCAGGCGGCTGCGGACCCTGGTCACCCAGAACCGCACCGTGTCTCGCGGCCGGATCCTCGAGGCCGGGATCACCAGCTTCGACCAGGACTCCGCCCGGGTGATGGTCGTTGCCGACGCCGAGGTGACGCACGTCGGCGCCGGCAAACCCCAGCTTCGGACGTACCGGCTCCAGCTCGACCTCAGCCGGGAGAAGACGGGCTGGCGGGTGGTCGAGCTGCAGTTCGTCGGCTGAGTGTGAGGGCCGAGGACCAGAAGAACCGCCGAGAGCGGGCGAGATGGCACGGGACGGGGAGAGCAGGAGTACCGAACGATGAGCGCGACCGACACGAACGCGACGGAGCCGAACGCGACCGACCCGAGCACGGCGACGAGTACGGGGGCGGCGCCCCCGC encodes:
- a CDS encoding MCE family protein codes for the protein MSTWPTSAWPGRTGFATVRRTAVLLLAGVLLTGCGFTVYDLPLPGGGGAGGDSYQVTVRFRDVLDLVPRSAVKVDDVTVGEVEKIHLDGYTAEVVLRLARKVRLPDNATARIRQTSLLGEKFVSLAPPADQAGYGRLGDGDVIPLARTGRDVEVEEVLSALSLLLNGGGVAQLKTIEVELNKAMSGREPDVRRLLARLDTFLGQLDAHKQEITRAIDNLDRLSASLAAQKTTLAAAVDQLPAALKVLADQRRDLTRMLVELSRLGDVGARVIVSSREDLLANLQALDPILTELARAGDSLPKSLQLLFTYPFSDATANAVAGDYTNLQLSLDVDLQGLLSGRTPPPVPPAPPLPRVPLPTKTPTALPTVPVPTALPTVPLPTAVPTSLPTSLPTVPAPHPRSPAPGCLPPLTCANGAASVVPAYDANLGRLLVGGVL
- a CDS encoding MCE family protein; translated protein: MITRTVRIQLVVFLALTLVGTAVAGIRYAGLGRALVGGTYVVHADFADAGGIFTGAEVTYRGVAVGRVDRLRPTRSGVDVALTLDDGTRVPADTLAVVANRSAIGEQYVDLQPRRREGPYLRDGTRIARAGTRTPLPTTTLLLDLDRLASSVPKKDLVTVLDELGTAFAGTGPDLSRLVDAGNSLVETADANLAQTVDLIDRGGTVLDTQRDSGSAIRSFAGDLADLSDTLVRADPDVREVLASGVLTAEQVQGLVDENAGDVPVLLANLASTGQLVRVRLRGVQQALILYPYVVRGGYTVVARDPGSSHYTAHFGLQLATSPGACRKGYEGTRRRSPQDLGRTPLNTDARCTDRTTTERGAENAPGAGAGEPRTGSEPPRSGAARSGAARSGVRPAAYDPSTGVVRLPGGEPARIGSLGGEQRAFGKESWKWLLIGPMTR